The region GCCGCAGCAGCCCGTAGAGCCCCGACAGCACGCGCACGTGACGCTGTGCGTAGTCGAGATCGGCGGCCGACAGCGAGCGCGCGTCGAACCCTTCGTAGACGTCGCCGTTGAACGCGAGCACCGCCTGTTTCGCATTCGCGGGGCTGAACGTGCGCGACCAGTCGGCGTAGCGTTGGAAATTCAGCTGCGCGAGCGGATCCGAGATATCCATCAGGCTCGCGATCTGCTGCGGCGACAGCGCGCGCAGTTCATCGACCAGTTCGGCCGCGTCTTCGATGAAATCCGGGAGCGTATGTGCCTGAATATGGGGCGGCGTGTCGTAGTCGAGCGATTTCGCGGGAGAGAGAACGATTATCATAGAGGCTCGCAGGCACGTCGTGCCGTGCGGTCAGACGAAAACTACCGATTGTAACGAATGCCCAGCTCCAACGTGCCGCGCACCGTGGTACTCGATTCGAATGTCTGGATCGACATCCTCGTGTTCGACGACCCCGCCGCCCGCCCGATCCGCGCCGCCCTCGAGGCAGGCGCGCTCGTCGCGCTGATCGACGCGCGCTGCCTGAACGAACTCGAGCGCGTGCTCGACTACCCGCAGTTCCGCGCGCGCGCGGTCGACAAGGCCGCCGCGCTCGCCACGGTCGCGCGGCTCGCCCGCCTGGTCGCGCCCGCGCCGGACGCACCGGAAGCGCCGGTCGGCCGGCCCTTGCCCAAGTGCAAGGACCGCGACGACCAGAAGTTCCTCGAGCTCGCGCATGCCGCGCGCGCCGAGTGGCTGGTGTCGAAGGACCGTGCGCTGCTGAAGCTCGCGCGCCGCACCGAACGCGACTTCGGCTTCCGGATCGCGCAGCCCGCGCCGTTCACGGCGGCCTGCGCGCTCGCCGACGGAGAGCCCGCCCCCGTCTGATCGTCACGCCGCGCCTTGCCGTCCCGTTACCGTTTCGCACTTTCCATCCAGTACGCCACGATGAACGCACCTCACGACATGCCGACGACGCCGCACTTTCCCTCCCGCCTGCCCGAGGTGGGCACGACCATCTTCACGGTCATGAGCGCGCTTGCCACCGAAGCGGGCGCAGTCAACCTCGGACAGGGTTTCCCGGATTTCGGCTGCGACCCGCGCATCGTCGATGCGGTGTCGGACGCGATGCGCGACGGGCACAACCAATACCCGCCGATGGCAGGCGTCGCGCCCCTGCGCGAAGTGATCGCCGACAAGATCGCCCAGCTCTACGGCCGCCGCTACGACCCCGCGAGCGAGATCACCATCACGGCGGGCGCCACCCAGGCGCTGCTGACGGCGATCCTGTGCGCGGTCCATCCCGGCGACGAGGTGATCGTCGTCGAGCCGACCTACGACAGCTACCTGCCGTCGATCGCGCTCGCGGGCGGCACGCCCGTGTTCGTGACGCTCGAAGCGCCCGACTATGCGATCCCGTTCGACCGCCTCGCCGCCGCGATCACGCCGCGCACCCGCCTGATCCTGATCAACACGCCGCACAATCCGACCGGCACGGTCTGGCGCGACAGCGACATGCGCAAGCTGGAAGAGATCGTGCGCGGCACCAACCTGCTGATCCTGTCCGACGAGGTGTACGAGCACATGGTGTACGACGGCGAGCGGCACGAGAGCGTCGCGCGCTATCCGGAGCTGGCCGCGCGCAGCTTCATCGTGTCGAGCTTCGGCAAGACCTTCCACGTGACGGGCTGGAAGGTCGGCTACGTGGCCGCGCCCGCCGCGCTGACGGCGGAATTCCGCAAGGTCCACCAATTCAACGTATTCACCGTGAACACGCCGATGCAGGTCGGCCTCGCCGCCTACCTGCGCGATCCGCAGCCATATCTGACGCTGCCCGCGTTCTACCAGAAGAAGCGCGACTTCTTCCGCGCGGGGCTGGCCGGCTCGCGCTTCAAGCTGCTGCCGTGCACCGGCACCTACTTCCAGTGCGTCGACTACTCGGCGATCAGCGACCTGCCGGAAGCGGAGTTCTCGAAATGGCTGACGACCGAGATCGGCGTCGCCGCGATCCCGGTGTCCGCGTTCTACCACGCGCCGCACGAATCGGGCGTCGTGCGTTTCTGCTTCGCGAAACAGGAACAGACGCTCGCCGCCGCGCTCGAACGGCTCGCGCGCCTCTGAGCGCCTGACGCACGGGCGGCCCGCCGCCCGTGCGTCATCCCGCCTACTTGGCGGCGTCCTGGAACGCCTTGCGTTCCTCCGCCACGCGTCGCACGGCCGGCCGTTCGCCGAGCCGCTTCGCGTAGTCCTTCCAGTCGATCCCCGCCGCGAGCACGAAGTCGCGCCCGAAGACCTGCTTGGTCGCCAGTCCGACGAGCGGCAAGTGCACATAGGCGACGACGTCGGCGATCCCGAACGCGTCACCATACGCGTACGGCGTGAAGGTCGTCAGTTGCTTCAGCGCATCGAGCGCGTGCGTGAGGCGCGCCTCGACGCGCCGCTTGGTCCCGTCGCTCACCGTGCCGCCGAAGAACGCCTCCGGGTACACCTCGCGCGCGGGCAGCTCGATGTACAGCTCGAGACAGGTGATCAGCTCGCGCACCTTGGCGGCCGCGTACGGATCGGCCGGGAAAATGCCCAGCTCCGGATGGCGCGCCGCCAGGTATTCGATGATCGCCTGCGATTCGCTGATCGGACCGGACTCGGTGCGCAGGAACGGCACCTTGCCGAACGGCGACGCGGCCAGCGAGGCCGGATCGGCGAGCGGCAGCCCCAACCGCTCCTCCTCGAACGGGATGCC is a window of Burkholderia sp. FERM BP-3421 DNA encoding:
- a CDS encoding putative toxin-antitoxin system toxin component, PIN family; translation: MPSSNVPRTVVLDSNVWIDILVFDDPAARPIRAALEAGALVALIDARCLNELERVLDYPQFRARAVDKAAALATVARLARLVAPAPDAPEAPVGRPLPKCKDRDDQKFLELAHAARAEWLVSKDRALLKLARRTERDFGFRIAQPAPFTAACALADGEPAPV
- a CDS encoding pyridoxal phosphate-dependent aminotransferase translates to MNAPHDMPTTPHFPSRLPEVGTTIFTVMSALATEAGAVNLGQGFPDFGCDPRIVDAVSDAMRDGHNQYPPMAGVAPLREVIADKIAQLYGRRYDPASEITITAGATQALLTAILCAVHPGDEVIVVEPTYDSYLPSIALAGGTPVFVTLEAPDYAIPFDRLAAAITPRTRLILINTPHNPTGTVWRDSDMRKLEEIVRGTNLLILSDEVYEHMVYDGERHESVARYPELAARSFIVSSFGKTFHVTGWKVGYVAAPAALTAEFRKVHQFNVFTVNTPMQVGLAAYLRDPQPYLTLPAFYQKKRDFFRAGLAGSRFKLLPCTGTYFQCVDYSAISDLPEAEFSKWLTTEIGVAAIPVSAFYHAPHESGVVRFCFAKQEQTLAAALERLARL
- a CDS encoding glutathione S-transferase family protein; the encoded protein is MLQLCGFPLSNYYNKAKLALLEFGIPFEEERLGLPLADPASLAASPFGKVPFLRTESGPISESQAIIEYLAARHPELGIFPADPYAAAKVRELITCLELYIELPAREVYPEAFFGGTVSDGTKRRVEARLTHALDALKQLTTFTPYAYGDAFGIADVVAYVHLPLVGLATKQVFGRDFVLAAGIDWKDYAKRLGERPAVRRVAEERKAFQDAAK